TAAATTGACAGAAACTGAACAGTATGTACTAGGTTTGAAATCGGGGCGAATACTGAGGAAAATTCACAATATACCTGCACCAAATGCGCAAGAAGAATGGGGAACACGTTTTAACCGCAAAACAGACAGCAAAATCAAAAAATATCATGACTGTGGAATAAAAATAGAAGATGACTATAAAATCATCGGCTATATTGAGGAAAGCAGATACCTCCTTGAAGGTAGGCAGCAATGCTTTCAGCACGGTGATTATCATATTGGAAATATGATTATTTCACCAGAAGGAGAACTAAGAATAATCGATTTTAACCGGAGTGATTATGGGGATCCGTGGGAAGAGTTTAACCGTATTGTGTGGAGTGCTACTGTCAGTCCACACTTTGCCACAGGGCAGCTAAACGGTTATTTTAACGGAAGACCGCCTATGAAATTTTTCTCACTTTTGGCTTTTTATATAAGTAGCAATACGCTGTCATCCATACCTTGGGCTATCCCTTTCGGTGAACATGAAGTAACCGTTATGAAAAATCAGGCAAAAGATGTTCTAAGGTGGTTTGACGGTATGAATAATCCAGTACCTACTTGGTATTTTGCAAATTTTTATATTTAGTACATAAATAATATTCCATATAAATTAAAATCTTCTTTCGATTTTTCTTTTATTGAGAAATATGGTGAAGTTTTCAAAATTTATGATGATCAAGATTCGAGGA
This window of the Rummeliibacillus pycnus genome carries:
- a CDS encoding aminoglycoside phosphotransferase family protein, translating into MFDIKNYGTFEKIEPIKKGWSSDKKYYVETLTNEKLLLRIADISEYDKKKSEYEIMKRLAECGVPMSQPVDFSICDNGKSVYSLFKWCDGEDAEIVLPKLTETEQYVLGLKSGRILRKIHNIPAPNAQEEWGTRFNRKTDSKIKKYHDCGIKIEDDYKIIGYIEESRYLLEGRQQCFQHGDYHIGNMIISPEGELRIIDFNRSDYGDPWEEFNRIVWSATVSPHFATGQLNGYFNGRPPMKFFSLLAFYISSNTLSSIPWAIPFGEHEVTVMKNQAKDVLRWFDGMNNPVPTWYFANFYI